The following is a genomic window from Spirosoma foliorum.
TAAACATTGGAATGGTAATGTTACAGCCTTTTCTGAATTACTAAAAAGAGTTCAAAACCAATACTAAACCTCGGCTTTCTCTGCATTTAAACATACCCGCAGTGCTTCCAGAAACTGATCAGCTTCGTCAACACCAATGGCCAGTGAGGGCAACAGTCGAATGATGGTTTTGCCCGCTACGCCTGTAAATTGCTTGTGTTCGAACAGCAATGTTTTTCGGAGCGCATCGACAGGAAAATCATACTCAATACCAATCATCAGACCACGACCACGGAGTTCTTTGTAACCACCAATCTGCCGAATACCGTCCATCAGGTAATTACCCATGCGCGTGGCATTTTCCATCAGGCCTTCTTCCTTCATGATGTCTAAAACGGCAATACCAGCCGTACAAGCCAGATGGTTTCCGCCGAAGGTTGTACCAAGCAATCCATAACTAGCTTTGAATTTGGGAGAGATCAGGATACCCCCAATTGGGAATCCATTGCCCATCCCTTTCGCCATCGAGATAATATCGGCTTCGATGCCGCTAAACTGGTGCGAGAAGAATTTTCCCGACCGCCCATAGCCACATTGAACGCCGTCCAGAATGAGTATGGCGCCCGTTTCGTCGCAACGTTGGCGGAGTGCCTGCAAAAACTCATCGGTTGCTACCTGAATACCACCCACTCCCTGGATACCTTCGACAATGACCGCGCAGGTCTCTGAGGTAATACCTGCTTTAGCCGCTTCAACATTGTTATACGGCAGAAAGCTGACGTGCTGGTTGTAATTAACGGGTGCCACAATAGCCGGATTATCCGTTACGGCAACGGCACCAGCGGTACGGCCGTGAAACGATTTGGTAAAGGCAACTACCTTCGTCCGTCCATTATGAAATGACGCTAGCTTCAGGGCATTCTCATTGGCTTCTGCCCCAGAATTACAGAGGAACAACGCATAATCGGGATGGCCGGAAAGGTCGCCTAGTTTATCGGCCAGTTCCTGTTGTTGCGGAATCCGGACAGAATTCGAATAGAACGAAATCTTATTTAATTGATCGGTCAGGGCTTGTACATACCGAGGGTGAGTATGCCCAACCGAGATTACGGCATGACCGCCGTAGAGATCTAAATAACGGGTGCCATTGACATCCCAAAGGTAGCTACCCTGCGCACGAACAGGTTCAATGTCGTACAGCGGATAAACGTTAAACAGTTCTGCCATTCTTTCTAATGCGCTAAACCGGGGTAGATAATTTACACTTGCCGGTATTTTCACAAACAAGGTGCAAGTTTACGGATAATCAGTTGAAAATGGGCTTAAAACACAAAAAGGGAGGCCATTGGCTCCCTCATTTATATCGATACGACCCTCGAATTAGTACTGCCCCAGAAATTCCTTAAGAACTTCAACCGATTGGGCAGGTTGTTCAATCATACTCAGGTGTCCAGCATGCTCAATAGTTACCACACGAACGGCATCCGACAAGTCGGCCAATTGAGCCGTTTTTTCATAAGGAATTAATTGGTCCTCTCGGCCAAGCACGATTAAAACGGGAAAATCAGCATCACGTAAAACATGCGTTCGATCAGGACGACCAGCGATGGCTTTCATTCCGGCAATGAGTGCATCGGCAGGCAA
Proteins encoded in this region:
- a CDS encoding aspartate aminotransferase family protein — its product is MAELFNVYPLYDIEPVRAQGSYLWDVNGTRYLDLYGGHAVISVGHTHPRYVQALTDQLNKISFYSNSVRIPQQQELADKLGDLSGHPDYALFLCNSGAEANENALKLASFHNGRTKVVAFTKSFHGRTAGAVAVTDNPAIVAPVNYNQHVSFLPYNNVEAAKAGITSETCAVIVEGIQGVGGIQVATDEFLQALRQRCDETGAILILDGVQCGYGRSGKFFSHQFSGIEADIISMAKGMGNGFPIGGILISPKFKASYGLLGTTFGGNHLACTAGIAVLDIMKEEGLMENATRMGNYLMDGIRQIGGYKELRGRGLMIGIEYDFPVDALRKTLLFEHKQFTGVAGKTIIRLLPSLAIGVDEADQFLEALRVCLNAEKAEV